Genomic window (Magnolia sinica isolate HGM2019 chromosome 10, MsV1, whole genome shotgun sequence):
TCACTGTACAGCTACTCAGACGGTCCAAATACATAACAGGTTCATTTGAGCAGCTTCCTGGGTATAGGTATCAGCTTAATTAGAAGATGCGGAGTCTGTCATAATCCTGTTTCTCTGTCTGTAATTAGCATCTGCCGTGGTTGACttcatcttatttattttatttaaatcttGCATTTTAATAAAGTCATAGGTGGAGTGTTacggttttcttttttaaaaaataataataaaagaaactaTACTTGGACCGTTTCATTTTGGACTGGCTATAAAACAGACTATTAAGAGTGGTGGTGGGAagaatcaaatggttaatatatattaaaattttcagCCATACTCTGTCCATAGTTACGTCATCAATTGAGAATATTTGGACTACCATAAAATTATTTCACGTGAAGTGTAAGAAGCCACTTCCATTTTTAAAATGCATAAACACTAAGACACAAGTGTAGTCTCTTCAAGGCTTCCATGCAGCTAGCATTTAAAAAGAGAGGAAGGAGTACTTGAAAGAAAAACaacaccagagagagagagagagatggacgtAAACCTGTGGATAATAGTTTCCATGGTGGTGGGAATGATGTTTGTCGCATCGGAAAGACTACGAAGGCCAAAATCAACAATGAAATTGCCGCCGGGACCGCCTAAATTGCCAATAATTGGGAACTTGCACCAGAACCTGTGCCAGCTCGGTGGTGGTAATGAATTGATCCACATCGCCTTATTCAAAATGTCACAGAAGTATGGTGGGATTATGACAGTGTGGTTAGGCATGAAACCGACTATTATCGTAAGCAATCATGAAGGAGCT
Coding sequences:
- the LOC131217440 gene encoding (S)-canadine synthase CYP719A21-like, whose translation is MVVGMMFVASERLRRPKSTMKLPPGPPKLPIIGNLHQNLCQLGGGNELIHIALFKMSQKYGGIMTVWLGMKPTIIVSNHEGAWEVLVNKSTDYASRMVPYMSKYVTANWTTLFSSDHGPYWQSLRKGVQAFAMNPSAISTQTVSRK